TGTGGGACCACGTCTACGCCGAGGACCACCCGGTCATGGAGGCCGAGCGCGCCGCCTTCAAGGCCTACCAGGCGAGCTTCGAGGAGGCGATCTGATGGCGGTCGAGAAGGTCACCCTCGGCAAGAGCATCACCTCCGGCCTGCGCAAGGCGATGGAGCGCGACCCCAAGGTCGTGCTCATCGGTGAGGACATCGGCAAGCTCGGCGGCGTCTTCCGCATCACCGAGGGCCTGCAGAAGGACTTCGGCGAGGACCGCGTCATCGACAGCCCCCTCGCGGAGTCGGGCATCGTCGGCACGGCGGTCGGCATGGCCCTGCGCGGCTACCGGCCCGTCTGCGAGATCCAGTTCGACGGCTTCGTGTACCCCGCCTTCGACCAGATCGTCAGCCAGGTCGCCAAGCTGCACGCCCGCGGGCTCGGCGCCGTGAAGATGCCGATGGTCATCCGCATCCCGTTCGGCGGCGGCATCGGCAGCCCCGAGCACCACTCGGAGAGCCCGGAGGCGTACTTCGCGCACACCGCCGGTCTGCGCACCGTCGCCTGCTCGAACCCCGAGGACGCCCACTGGATGATCCAGCAGGCGATCGAGTGCGACGACCCCGTCATCTTCTTCGAGCCCAAGCGCCGCTACCACGACCGCGCGGAGTACGACACGGATGCCGGGAGCGCCCCCCGGGGGCTGTTCGACGCGCACGTCGTGCGCGCCGGCACCGACGTGACGTTGCTCGGCTACGGACCCGTCGTCAAGACGATGCTCGAAGCTGCCGCGGCCGCCGAGTCGGAGGGCACCTCGATCGAGGTCATCGACCTGCGCTCGCTGTCGCCGCTGCCCATCGCGACGGTCGTCGAGTCGGTGCGCAAGACCGGCCGGCTCGTCTGCGTGCAGGAGGCGAGCAGCTTCCTCGGCATGGCCTCCGAGATCTCGGCGCAGGTCACGGAGCAGTGCTTCTACGACCTCGAGGCGCCCGTCATCCGCGTCGCCGGCGCCAACATCCCCTACCCGCCGAGCCGGATGGAGGACGACTTCCTCCCCGACCTCGACCGCATCCTCGACGGCGTCGACCGCGCCCTCGCGTACTGACACGCGACCGGCTGAAAGCGAACCTGCATGGCTATCAAGACGTTCAACCTGCCCGATCCCGGTGAGGGCCTCGTCGAGGCCGAGATCGTCGAGTGGAAGGTCGCCGTCGGCGACTCCGTCAAGGTCAACGACATCGTGCTCGAGGTCGAGACCGCGAAGTCGCTCGTCGAACTGCCCATCCCGTGGGCCGGCACGGTGAGCTCGCTGCTCGTCGAGGTCGGTGACACCGTCGACGTCGGCACCCCGATCATCGCCGTCGACGACGGCACCGGCGGCGCGGCCGACGACGCCCCGGCGGTCGGTGGAGCGGGCGCGGTCGCGACCGGTGCCACCGGCGCGCCGGTCGACGCCACCCCGACCGAGGCCATCCTCGTCGGCTACGGCGCCAAGGCCGGAGCCACCGCACGCCGACCGCGCAAGGGCGCCCAGGCCGCCGCCCCCGCGGGCACGCCGACCGAGACCGAGCAGGTCGCCGCGGCGACGCCGACACCAGAGCCGGTCACCACGACGCCCCGCACCGAGCCCGCCCCGGCCGCGCCGCCGGCCACGTCCGCACCCGCGGGCGCACCGGCATCCGACGGTGGTCGCCCGCGGGCCAAGCCGCCCGTGCGCAAGCTGGCCAAGGACCTCGGGGTCGACCTCACGACCGTCACGGCCACCGGCCCCGAGGGCGTCATCACCCGCGACGACGTGACCGGGCACCACGCCCGCCCCGCCGCCGCCCATGCCACGTCCGCGCACGAGTCGCAGCCGGTCGCGGCGAGCGGTCACTCGGCCGCCGCCCAGACCACGGGAGAGGTCCGGATGCCGTTCGGCTCGGGCGAGCGTGAGACGCGCACCCCCGTCAAGGGCGTGCGCAAGATGACGGCGCAGGCAATGGTCGGCTCGGCCTTCACCGCGCCGCACGTCACCGAGTGGGTGACGCTCGACGTGACCAGGACGGTCGAGCTCGTCGAGCGGCTCAAGGGCTCGCGGGAGTTCCGCGACGTCAAGGTCACGCCGCTGCTCGTGCTCGCGCGGGCGCTCGTCGTCGCGATCCGCCGCAACCCCGGCATGAACGCGACGTGGGACGAGGCCGCCCAGGAGATCGTGCAGAAGAACTACGTCAACCTCGGCATCGCGGCGGCCACCCCGCGCGGTCTCGTCGTGCCGAACATCAAGGACGCCCATGCGCTCACGATGCTCGAGCTGGCGCAGGCCATCGGGGCCCTCACGGCCACGGCCCGCGAGGGTCGCACCCAGCCCGCCGACATGTCCGGCGGCACGATGACGATCACGAACGTCGGCGTCTTCGGCGTCGACAGCGGCACGCCGATCATCAACCCCGGCGAGTCGGCCATCGTCTGCTTCGGGGCGATCCGCAAGCAGCCGTGGGTGGTCACCGACGCCGCGGGCCACGACGAGATCGTCGTCCGGCACGTCACCCAGCTCGCGGTGAGCTTCGACCACCGGCTCATCGACGGTGAGCTGGGCAGCCGTTTCCTGTCCGACCTCGCGGCGCTGCTCGAGGACCCGGCCCAGGCGCTCGTCTGGGGCTGACGCCGCGACGGTCCACGCGACCACGGGACAGTGGGCACCTCGCCACCGGCGAGGTGCCCACCGTCGTTCTCACGGGGTCGTCACACCGTCATCAGTGCTCCGCGCAGCACGAGTGCTTCGCCGACTCGAGCACCTCGGGGGCGTTCCACCAGAACCCCTGCGTCGACGGATGCCGGGGCACGGGTGCCAGCACGCGGTTGCGTCCCGCCGGGGCGGGCGTCGCCGACCGGGCGGCCGAACCGCCGGCGGCCGAGCCGTCGGTGCTCGACTGACCCGTCACCGTCGTCGCCGAAGGGTTGGTCGAGGTCGGCCCGGCCCAGGGGGCGAGCAGCTGCTCGACCGTCCAGTGGCGACCGTTGCTGACGACGGCGGTGACGTTCGCGGCATCCGCGATGTCCGACAGCGGGTCGCCGTCGACGATGGCCAGGTCGGCGTACCAGCCCGCCTTGACCTGCCCGAGCTGCTCCCCGAGGTAGGCGCCCGAGTTGCGCGTCGCGGTGACGAGCGCCTCGTAGGGGGTCAGGCCGAACTTCACCATGGCGCGCAGGTTCATGTGCGTGCTGATGGCGAGGTGGTCGATGGGCGAGTCGGTGCCGGCCGTGACGAGGCCGCCGCCCCGGACCATCGCCTTGACCTGCTCGACCTGGTTCTGCAGGTTGGCGAGGGTGACCGTCTGGTCGGTCGTCTTGGCCGTCGCCACCGTGGCGGCGAGGGCGGCCTGGCGCCAGAGCGGGTACATCCGCTTGACCCTCGGGTCGTCGGCGAGCGAGGTGTCGTCGCGGTAGAGCGCCGAGCTGACGAACAGCGTGGGTGTGCGGGCCATCCTGCTGTCGTTGAACATCGAGATGACGTCGCTGTAGCCCGACCCGACGTTGGTGACGGTGCGCGAGTAGCCGAAGCGGTTGGTCGCCCCGATGTGCTCGGTCCCGTCGCCGCCGAAGGCCATCGCCGGGTAGTGGTAGTGCGACGTCACCGGCAGACCCCGCGGGTGGGCCCACTCGATGACCCGCTTGTGCCACACCGTGGGCAGCCGGACGTAGCACTTCATGAGGTCGTAGTCGAGGGCGCCGGCGCGCGACAGCTCGAGCCCGAGCTGCCGGTTGCCAAAGGTCGGCCGCATGAAGTTGTAGTAGATGCGGCGGCCGTCGATGGCCTCGCCGGTGCCGTAGAACCGGGGCGCCACCCGCTTGCCGGCCTGCACCGCCTCGCGCTCCTCGACCATCTGGTAGGCCGGGTCGCCGGGCGAGCGGGTCGTCGTGATGCCGAGCGAGAGCCACAGCGGGCCCTGCCGGTTGCCGTACGAGTAGCCCTGCATCTGCCGGTGGTGGTGGATGTCGATGAGCCCGGGCATGACGAGCTTGTCGCTCGCGTCGACGAGCGTGCCCGGCCGGCCCTCGCGGTGCGGCTGGATGCCGGTGATGCGGTGACCCGAGACGAGGATGTCGACGTCGCGCCGCACCCGCTCGCTCGAGCCGTCCCACAGCCGGCCGGCGTGGATGACGAGCCGGTCGGGGCCGGGGGCGTTGCGCCACGTCAGCGGGAGGGCGACGGCCCGGTCGCGCCGGGTCCCGCGGGCCGAGACCTCGACGGTGCGCAGCGTGCCGTTGCTGAGGTAGAGCACCGTCTTGCTGTCACCCGCCCACGTCGGGGCGTCGCTGACGAGGTCGGTGACCTGCCGCGGGGCCCCGGTGGGGCGGCCGTCGCGACCGACCGGGAGCACCCAGAGCACGCTCTCCATCGCGTAGAGCAGCTTCGAGCCGTCGGGCGACCACACCGGGCCGTCGTCGCCGCGGGTCTGCAGCGACCGGTCGGGCCCGGGGTCGACGTAGGTCGCTTCCCCGGTGCGCCGGTTGACGAGCAGGATCTTGCTCAGGCCCTCGCGGTAGCGCCGCGAGTACGGGCGCACCGCCGCGAGGGCGATGACGGTCCCGTCCGGCGACCACGTCGGCCGCCCCGGCTCGAACGTCGCCTCGAAGACGCGCTGCACGTCGCCGCTCGCGACGTCGACCGTGTAGAGGGCACCGTTCTGGTCGAGGTAGGCCAGCTCGCGCCCGTCGGGGGACCACCGGCACGACTGCGCCGCGAGGTCGGTGAAGAAGGTGACCTGGCGGTCGGCGCCCGAGGAGAGGTCGCGCACCCAGAGGTTGAGGGTGCCGCTGCGGTCGGTCGCGTAGGCGAGGCTCTTGCCGTCGGGCGAGAAGTCGGGGTCGGCCTTCCACCACTGGTCCTGCACGAGCGGGCGGACGCGCCCGCCGATGACGAGCTCGTGGAGGTCGCCGAGGGCACGGAACGCCACCCGCCTGCCGTCAGGGCTGATGGTCGGGCTGCCGATGCCGACGACGGGGTTGGCCTTCGTGCTGTCGAAGTCGCGGCGCTTCTTCGTGTACTCGGGCGTGACGAGCGAGACCGCGGCGGTGAAGCCGACGGTGCCCACGGCATCCGAGCCGGTGCGACGCACGTGGATCTTGCCGTCGGACGTGTAGAACCAGCGACCGTCGGGGCCGGGTGAGGCCCGGAACGGGAAGACCTCCTCGCCGGTGACGAGGGGGGCGGTGCCGACGTAGTACTCGTTGAGCCCGGCGTGGAACCAGTGGTAGGCGACGTCGGTGCCGTTCAGCCACTGCGGCTGGTGGATGACGGTGCCGGTCGCCTGCGTGACGTAGGTCGAGCGGGCGGCGGTGCGCACGTCGACGACGTCGATGCGGGTGTCGGCGACGACGAAGGCGACCTTGGTGCCGTCGGGCGACCACGTCGGCTCGTACTCCTCCTCGGTGCCGTCGACGACGGCCGCGATGTTCCCCGTCTGCGTGTCGTAGGTGTAGATGCCGTAGCTGCCGCGGGCGTCGCTCGAGAAGGCGATGTGCCGGCCGTCGGGCGACCAGCGGGGCTCGCGGTGGTCGTAGGGACCCTGGGTCAGCTGGCGCAGCTGCGACCCGTCCGGGCGCACGGTCCAGATGTTGAAGACGCCGTCGCGGTAGCTCTGGAAGGCGATCGTCTCGCCGTCGGGCGACCAGTCGGGCTGGGCGATGTCGAAGAGGTCGCTCGTGAGGCGGCGCGCGGTGCCGCCCGACGCCGAGGTCACCCACAGCACGCCGAGCAGGTCGAGGGCGAGGCGCCGACCGTCGGGGGAGACCCGCACGGAGAAGTCGGTGCCCGCGCCGAGACGGGTGCGGGCGGTGCCGTCGGATGCCGTGGGGGCCGGCGCCGCGGCCGGGTGGCCCGCTGCGTCGGCTCGGGCGATCCCGACGAAGGGCGCGACCGCCGCGACCCCGGCGGCAACGCCGAGGACGGAGCGCCGGGTGGGCCCGGCCTGGGACGGGTCGTCGGCGCTGGTGGGGGCGGGGGCGGACGAGCGGGTGGGGGGCGATGCCATGGGTTCCTCCGGTCCGGGGGCGCCCGCGACGTTGCGGGCACCCCCGGTCTACCCCGGCCCGGCGGGGGCGGCAACCCGAGATCGGTTACCCACCAGTCGGATTGAACCGTCGAGAGGCCACTTCCCGACGCCCGCGTGGCCATGGCAGGTCACCACCCGGCATCCTCACAGCGTCGAGTGGCCAGTTCGTGACGGGGTGTCGTGACGGCACGTGGCCTCTCGACGTGGTTGTGCCGTCGAGTAGCCACTTCCCGACGCCGGCCGGGACGCTCGGGTCAGCACACGCCGGGCGCGGGGGCCGGCGGGCGGAAGCGTGGGGGCCGCGGCTTGCCGTCCCACGTGTTGCCCTCGGCCGCCCAGTAGCTGCGCACCCACGTCTGGCCGTCGGCGGGCGAGCCGAGCACGGCCGTGGTCAGCGTGTTGTTCGCGAACGTCGACGACTTGGCGGCGCCGATGCGCAGGCTGCCCCCGATGGCGGGGTCGGTCGGGCCGCCGACGGCGGTGTTGCACGTGACGACGGCGAGGTAGGGGCTGCTGTCGAGAGAGGGCAGCGTCAGCGCGGAGTCGAGGCCGCGCAGGTTGATGCCCCAGACGCGGAAGCCGGTCGCGACGTTGTGGTCCCAGACGTTGCCCCACCCGGACATCTGGTCGTTGTAGCCGATGGCGACGTCGTTCGCCGTGTTGCCGCGGAAGGTGTTCCAGCTCGCGTCGACGTCGGTGTTCATCGCGCGTCCGTCGCCGGGGAGGTGCTCGACGAGGTTGCCGGTCACGACGTTGTACGACGACGCGGAGCCGAGGCGGATGCCCTCCTGCATGTAGTGCTTGTGGGTCGAGGCGGCGATGTCGTGGACGTGGTTGCCCGCGACGGTCCAGCCGTCGCTGTAGACGTTGATCCAGACGCCGGGGCCGGTGCCGCAGTCGATGGGTCCGATCTCGTTGCCGCTGATCTCGCCGTAGCGCGACGCGATGACCTGCACACCGCGGCCGGTGATGGTGTTGCCGACGATGCGCAGCCCGTCGGAGGGGTCGATGCGCTTGCCCGTCCTCTCGGCCAGGTACGCGAAGGCGGAGGACGCGGCCGCCGGGTCGTCCGCGCCGCGGCCGGGCACCTGCCGTCGGGTCTGCCAGTCGTCGGTGTTGACGAGGCGGGTGAGGTAGCTCATCGCCGCGCCCGCGCCGAGCCCCTTGATCGTCACGCCGCCGACGACGGTGAGGTCGGAGAGCGTCACGTGGTCGACGCCGCCCGAGAACTGCACCGTGCGGTCGAGGGCGGGTGCGTGGGCGTCGCACGGACGGGTTCCGAAGGACGCCGTGAGGGTGGCCGGGCCGTCGCCGGCTGCCGTGACGGTGATGGGCGCGGTCGCGGTGCCGCTGCGGGTGACGCGGACGATGCCGTTGTAGGTGCCGGCGTGGATGCTGACGGTGTCGCCCGCCCGGGCCGCGTCGACCCCGCGCTGCACCGTGCGGAAGGGGCGGGTCGCCGTGCCCGTGCCGCTGTCGCTGCCGGTCGTCGAGACGTGCAGCACCCGACCGGCAACAGCCGCAGAAGTCGGGGAGGTCACGGCCGCGGTCGTCACGGCGGAGGCGCTGCCCCCTCCGAGCGTCAGGGCGCCGGCCGCGAGAGCGGTGACCGCGGTGCAGGCGAGTGGGCGCAGAACGGGCATGGTGCCTCCCCGGCGGCCGGTGCCGACCACGCCGCCCGCGGTCGACCACCTGTCGGTGACGGTACGCGCCATGGTGATGCCGGCGGAAGACCCCAGTCTGCCCATGCGCCTCGTCGACAGGCCATCACCTGTCGCCCGTCGGGTGACGGGAACTGGCCTCTCGACGGTGCGAGGTCAGGGGGCGTGTCGACACGTGGCCTCTCGACGGGGTGGGGCGTCGGGAGGTGGCCTTTCGACGGTGCATGCGCGTGGGGCCCGGTCCAGATGGACCGGGCCCCACGGCATCCGTGCGGGAAGGCGCGTCAGCGGGCGGACGCGGCCGCCTGCTCCTCGCGGCGCGCGTTCTGCCGGTCGACGAGGTACGCGGCGGTCAGGTCGTCACCGACGACGCCGAGCACCCGGATGTCGATCGCCTCGTGCCGCTGGGCGACCGTGGGCTCGACGCCCGTCATGACCGCGTCACCGTCGCGCTCGGCCACCGCGGTGACGAGCTCGCGCTTGAGGTCGGCGTCGAGGATGCCGCCGGGGGCCTTGGCCCGGGCCGCGACCTCGACGGCGAACCGCTCGGTCTCGGCCGCGATGGCGTTGTCCTCGGTGGTGAGCATCCGCGACGTGCGGTGCAGCAGCGCCGCGCCCTCGTCGAGGTCGCCGTTGCCGAGCTGGGCCACGGCCCGCGTCAGCAGCGGGCGGTCGCCCCGCAGGGCGGAGTCGGCGAGCAGCCCGAGGCGCAGCCCGAGCAGCCGCTCGCTCGTGCGGGTGTTGCCGCTCTCGCGCCCCAGCGGCACGGCCAGCTGCTCGTCGCTGTTCTGCGACAGGGTGTCGAGCATCTCGCGGCCGGCCTCCTCGGGAGTGTGCACGGTGTCGCGCAGCGGGACCTCCTTGATGAAGATCGTCGCGACGAGCGCGAGCACGAACGGCACCAGACCCCAGACGAAGACGTTGTGCAGCGAGTCGGCCAGGCCCTGCTTGACGCCCTCGGCCACCTGCGGCGGCAGCTGGGCCAGCGCGGACGGGTCGAGCACCGAGCCGGCGCTCACCTGCTGCCCCGAGGCCTCGAGCTGCGCGGCCACCGAGGCCGGGAGGTGCGAGGCGATGTTGCCGGCGAGGCCGCTCGTCATGATGGTGCCGAACACCGCGGTGCCGACGGTGCTGCCGACGTTGCGGAAGAACTGCGTCGAGGCGGTCGCGACGCCGAGGTCCTTGCGCTGGGCCCCGTTCTGGATGATGAGGGTGAACACCTGCAGGGCCATGCCGAGCCCGACGCCGAAGACGATCATCGCGAGGGTGAGGTCGAGCTGGCTCGAGCCGTAGTGCATCTGCGTGAGCAGCCAGTAGCCGACGCCCATGATGAGGATGCCCGCGACGGTCTGCAGCTTGTAGCGCCCCGTCTTGGTGATGACGAGACCGGCGATGATCGACAGCCCGATCATCGCGACCGACATCGGCATGAGGATGAGGCCGGAGTTCGTGGCCGACGCGCCGAGCACGCCCTGGGCGTAGACCGGGAGGTAGATCATCGCGCCGAACATCATGACCGAGACCATGAACGCGGCGATGTTGCTCAGGGTGAAGAGCGGGCTGCGGAAGAGGCGCAGCGGCAGCACGGGCTCGACGGCCCGGCGCTCGACGGCGATGAACGCGGCGAGGCCGACGAGGCCGGCGACGTACATGCCGATGATCGCAGGCGAGCCCCAGGCGAGCGTCGTGCCACCGAGCGAGGTCGGCACGAGCAGCAGGATGAGCGTGGTCGACAGCAGCGAGATGCCGGCCTTGTCGACGACGGTCTCGCGCGGGGTGTGCTCGAGGTGCAGGAACTTGCTGATGCCGAAGAACGCGAAGACGCCGACGGGCAGCGTGACGAAGAAGAGGTAGCGCCAGCCGAAGTTGTCGGTGACGAAGCCGCCGACCAGCGGGCCGAGGATCGACGAGAAGCCGAAGACGCCGCCCATGAGGCCCTGGTACTTGCCTCGCTGACGCGGCGGGATGATGTCGCCGATGATCGTCTGCGACAGCGGCATCAGCGTGCCCATGCCGGCGCCCTGGATGGCGCGGGCCGCGATGAGCCACCAGAAGTTCTGGGCGAAGCCCGACAGGATCGAGCCGACCATGAAGACGACCAGGCCGCCGAGGTAGAAGCCGCGACGCCCGTAGAGGTCGCTCATCTTGCCGACGATCGGCACGGTGATCGCGCTGACGAGCATGGCGGCGGTGGCGAGCCACGAGTAGTGGTCGATGCCGCCGAGCTCGGCCACGATGCGCGGCATCGCAGGGCCGACGATCGTCTGGCTGATCGACGCGACCAGCATGCCGAGCATGAGGGCGACGAAGATGTTGCGGGTGGCCCGGTCGAGGCCCTTCGTGGGCGCGGATGCCGTCGTGTCGCCGTCGACGGTGGTCCCCTGGGTGGTCTGTGGCATGGGTCCCACGGTACGCCTGTTGTGCAGTCACTGCAAAATTGCAGTCGGTGCACGGTGCGTGAGAACATGGGGCCATGCCCAGCACGTACGCGCCCGTGTCCGCCGACGAGTCCTGCGGCCTGCGAGAACGCAAGAAGCGCGAGACCCGGCGGGCGATCAACCTCGCGGCACTCGACCTCGTCGAGGACCGCGGTTTCGTGGCGGTGACGACCGAGGAGATCGCGTCCCGAGCGGGCGTGAGCGCCCGCACGTTCTTCAACTACTTCCCGTCGAAGGAGGCCGCGGTCATCGGCACGACGGCCGACGAGCTCGAGGCCTACGCCCAGCAGCTCGAGACCGCCGAGCCCGACGAGGGCCCGTTGCAGGTGCTGCGGCGCATCCTCGCCGGCATGCTCGCGCCCGCGTCCATCGACCGTCAGCTACGCGCCAAGCGTCGGCGCATCCTGCTCGGCGAGCCGGCCCTCGCGCCTGCCCTGGTCGGCAACAACATCCGCATCGAGAACGCGCTCACCGCGGCGCTCGAGCGCCGCCTCGGTCTCGCCCCGGGCGCGAGCATCGAGGCGCGCGTCACCGTGGCGGCCGCCATCTCCGCCGTGCGGGCCTGCATCGAGCACCAGCAGAACGGCGGCGGCGGTCGCCTCGAGCGCAACATCGACGCCGCCTTCGAACAGCTCGCCGCCGGGGTGCGCTGAGCCCTGTGCCCGGGCCTGCGCCCCGAAAGCGTCGGGCCATGCGGTGGGGTCGTCCATGCGGCGTCGCGACGCCGATGGGCGGGGATCATCGCGTGCTGTGTAGACGATTCAGTCTACGCCGGCGTACCGTGACGCCATGGCCGAGACGACGACGATCCGTATCAGTCGGGGCACGCATGCCCGAGTGACCCGACTGGCGGCCGAACGCCACGAGACGATCGACGAGACGGTCAGCAGAGCGATCCAGGCTCTCCGGCAGGACGTCATGGCACGAGACCTGGCGACGGAGCTCACCGACGACGAGACCGCGTGGCTGGATGCTGACGCCGGGTGACGTCGTCCAGCTCGATCTGGGGATGCCGACAGGCAGTGAGGCGGGACCTAGGCGACCAGCCGTCGTGGTCACAGCACGTCGGGTCCTGAGGGGTCGGCCGAACGTCGTACACGTCATTCCGTTGACCCGGACGATCCGGCAGAGCAGCACCGAGGTGGTCATCGATCCGGACGAGGGCAATGGTCTGGCCGCTCCTTCGTCCGCACTGTGCCAGCACATTCGCTCCGTGGCCACGACGCGCATCCACGGGTGCACGGGAAACGTCGGGCCGGTCGTGCTCGGCGAGCTTCGCGAGGTGCTCGCGCTGCTCATGGACCTCTGACACGACGCGCTCGACTGCCGAGGCCGGCGACCGCACGAGCACCTCGGTCCGAGGTTCGCTACCGACCCGACCCTGTCTCGTGCCGTCTCGAACTCGCGCGAGTGACCGCGGCCGGCTCGTGTCAGCGGCGTCGGCCCCGGTCGGCGTGGTCGATGCAGGTGCGCGCCGTCGGTCGTGCCTCGAGCCGCCCCGGTGCGATGGTGACGCCGCAGACGACGCAGCGGCCGTAGGTGCCCTCGTGCACCCGGGCCAGAGCCTGCTCGACCTCGTCGAGGTGGCCCTGCGCGGCCGCCG
This is a stretch of genomic DNA from Terracoccus luteus. It encodes these proteins:
- a CDS encoding amidohydrolase family protein, which translates into the protein MASPPTRSSAPAPTSADDPSQAGPTRRSVLGVAAGVAAVAPFVGIARADAAGHPAAAPAPTASDGTARTRLGAGTDFSVRVSPDGRRLALDLLGVLWVTSASGGTARRLTSDLFDIAQPDWSPDGETIAFQSYRDGVFNIWTVRPDGSQLRQLTQGPYDHREPRWSPDGRHIAFSSDARGSYGIYTYDTQTGNIAAVVDGTEEEYEPTWSPDGTKVAFVVADTRIDVVDVRTAARSTYVTQATGTVIHQPQWLNGTDVAYHWFHAGLNEYYVGTAPLVTGEEVFPFRASPGPDGRWFYTSDGKIHVRRTGSDAVGTVGFTAAVSLVTPEYTKKRRDFDSTKANPVVGIGSPTISPDGRRVAFRALGDLHELVIGGRVRPLVQDQWWKADPDFSPDGKSLAYATDRSGTLNLWVRDLSSGADRQVTFFTDLAAQSCRWSPDGRELAYLDQNGALYTVDVASGDVQRVFEATFEPGRPTWSPDGTVIALAAVRPYSRRYREGLSKILLVNRRTGEATYVDPGPDRSLQTRGDDGPVWSPDGSKLLYAMESVLWVLPVGRDGRPTGAPRQVTDLVSDAPTWAGDSKTVLYLSNGTLRTVEVSARGTRRDRAVALPLTWRNAPGPDRLVIHAGRLWDGSSERVRRDVDILVSGHRITGIQPHREGRPGTLVDASDKLVMPGLIDIHHHRQMQGYSYGNRQGPLWLSLGITTTRSPGDPAYQMVEEREAVQAGKRVAPRFYGTGEAIDGRRIYYNFMRPTFGNRQLGLELSRAGALDYDLMKCYVRLPTVWHKRVIEWAHPRGLPVTSHYHYPAMAFGGDGTEHIGATNRFGYSRTVTNVGSGYSDVISMFNDSRMARTPTLFVSSALYRDDTSLADDPRVKRMYPLWRQAALAATVATAKTTDQTVTLANLQNQVEQVKAMVRGGGLVTAGTDSPIDHLAISTHMNLRAMVKFGLTPYEALVTATRNSGAYLGEQLGQVKAGWYADLAIVDGDPLSDIADAANVTAVVSNGRHWTVEQLLAPWAGPTSTNPSATTVTGQSSTDGSAAGGSAARSATPAPAGRNRVLAPVPRHPSTQGFWWNAPEVLESAKHSCCAEH
- a CDS encoding DUF1565 domain-containing protein, which gives rise to MPVLRPLACTAVTALAAGALTLGGGSASAVTTAAVTSPTSAAVAGRVLHVSTTGSDSGTGTATRPFRTVQRGVDAARAGDTVSIHAGTYNGIVRVTRSGTATAPITVTAAGDGPATLTASFGTRPCDAHAPALDRTVQFSGGVDHVTLSDLTVVGGVTIKGLGAGAAMSYLTRLVNTDDWQTRRQVPGRGADDPAAASSAFAYLAERTGKRIDPSDGLRIVGNTITGRGVQVIASRYGEISGNEIGPIDCGTGPGVWINVYSDGWTVAGNHVHDIAASTHKHYMQEGIRLGSASSYNVVTGNLVEHLPGDGRAMNTDVDASWNTFRGNTANDVAIGYNDQMSGWGNVWDHNVATGFRVWGINLRGLDSALTLPSLDSSPYLAVVTCNTAVGGPTDPAIGGSLRIGAAKSSTFANNTLTTAVLGSPADGQTWVRSYWAAEGNTWDGKPRPPRFRPPAPAPGVC
- a CDS encoding TetR family transcriptional regulator, coding for MPSTYAPVSADESCGLRERKKRETRRAINLAALDLVEDRGFVAVTTEEIASRAGVSARTFFNYFPSKEAAVIGTTADELEAYAQQLETAEPDEGPLQVLRRILAGMLAPASIDRQLRAKRRRILLGEPALAPALVGNNIRIENALTAALERRLGLAPGASIEARVTVAAAISAVRACIEHQQNGGGGRLERNIDAAFEQLAAGVR
- a CDS encoding MDR family MFS transporter — protein: MPQTTQGTTVDGDTTASAPTKGLDRATRNIFVALMLGMLVASISQTIVGPAMPRIVAELGGIDHYSWLATAAMLVSAITVPIVGKMSDLYGRRGFYLGGLVVFMVGSILSGFAQNFWWLIAARAIQGAGMGTLMPLSQTIIGDIIPPRQRGKYQGLMGGVFGFSSILGPLVGGFVTDNFGWRYLFFVTLPVGVFAFFGISKFLHLEHTPRETVVDKAGISLLSTTLILLLVPTSLGGTTLAWGSPAIIGMYVAGLVGLAAFIAVERRAVEPVLPLRLFRSPLFTLSNIAAFMVSVMMFGAMIYLPVYAQGVLGASATNSGLILMPMSVAMIGLSIIAGLVITKTGRYKLQTVAGILIMGVGYWLLTQMHYGSSQLDLTLAMIVFGVGLGMALQVFTLIIQNGAQRKDLGVATASTQFFRNVGSTVGTAVFGTIMTSGLAGNIASHLPASVAAQLEASGQQVSAGSVLDPSALAQLPPQVAEGVKQGLADSLHNVFVWGLVPFVLALVATIFIKEVPLRDTVHTPEEAGREMLDTLSQNSDEQLAVPLGRESGNTRTSERLLGLRLGLLADSALRGDRPLLTRAVAQLGNGDLDEGAALLHRTSRMLTTEDNAIAAETERFAVEVAARAKAPGGILDADLKRELVTAVAERDGDAVMTGVEPTVAQRHEAIDIRVLGVVGDDLTAAYLVDRQNARREEQAAASAR
- a CDS encoding type II toxin-antitoxin system PemK/MazF family toxin; this translates as MPTGSEAGPRRPAVVVTARRVLRGRPNVVHVIPLTRTIRQSSTEVVIDPDEGNGLAAPSSALCQHIRSVATTRIHGCTGNVGPVVLGELREVLALLMDL
- a CDS encoding alpha-ketoacid dehydrogenase subunit beta → MAVEKVTLGKSITSGLRKAMERDPKVVLIGEDIGKLGGVFRITEGLQKDFGEDRVIDSPLAESGIVGTAVGMALRGYRPVCEIQFDGFVYPAFDQIVSQVAKLHARGLGAVKMPMVIRIPFGGGIGSPEHHSESPEAYFAHTAGLRTVACSNPEDAHWMIQQAIECDDPVIFFEPKRRYHDRAEYDTDAGSAPRGLFDAHVVRAGTDVTLLGYGPVVKTMLEAAAAAESEGTSIEVIDLRSLSPLPIATVVESVRKTGRLVCVQEASSFLGMASEISAQVTEQCFYDLEAPVIRVAGANIPYPPSRMEDDFLPDLDRILDGVDRALAY
- a CDS encoding dihydrolipoamide acetyltransferase family protein, with translation MAIKTFNLPDPGEGLVEAEIVEWKVAVGDSVKVNDIVLEVETAKSLVELPIPWAGTVSSLLVEVGDTVDVGTPIIAVDDGTGGAADDAPAVGGAGAVATGATGAPVDATPTEAILVGYGAKAGATARRPRKGAQAAAPAGTPTETEQVAAATPTPEPVTTTPRTEPAPAAPPATSAPAGAPASDGGRPRAKPPVRKLAKDLGVDLTTVTATGPEGVITRDDVTGHHARPAAAHATSAHESQPVAASGHSAAAQTTGEVRMPFGSGERETRTPVKGVRKMTAQAMVGSAFTAPHVTEWVTLDVTRTVELVERLKGSREFRDVKVTPLLVLARALVVAIRRNPGMNATWDEAAQEIVQKNYVNLGIAAATPRGLVVPNIKDAHALTMLELAQAIGALTATAREGRTQPADMSGGTMTITNVGVFGVDSGTPIINPGESAIVCFGAIRKQPWVVTDAAGHDEIVVRHVTQLAVSFDHRLIDGELGSRFLSDLAALLEDPAQALVWG